Proteins encoded by one window of Candidatus Neomarinimicrobiota bacterium:
- a CDS encoding fumarate hydratase C-terminal domain-containing protein: protein MINLQLPISEADIRELKMGDEVAISGLMVTARDAAHKYIHENWPDWLKPIMEDSMIYHCGPVVKKNEDGSWSFVAAGPTTSIREEPYEAAVMEHYKVRAVIGKGGMGEKTLNGLAKSGGVYLHAIGGLAASLAKSVVKVHDVYMLDELGVPEAFWHIEVKDFPAVVTMDSHGGSLHKAIKAKSDEVAKKLIFG from the coding sequence ATGATTAATTTGCAATTACCAATCTCCGAAGCAGACATACGTGAATTAAAGATGGGTGATGAAGTTGCTATTTCAGGTTTGATGGTTACTGCCAGAGATGCCGCTCACAAATACATCCATGAGAACTGGCCGGATTGGCTCAAGCCCATCATGGAAGACAGCATGATCTACCACTGTGGTCCGGTGGTCAAAAAGAATGAAGATGGTTCCTGGTCATTTGTCGCCGCAGGTCCAACCACGAGCATTCGTGAAGAACCCTATGAGGCTGCAGTGATGGAGCATTACAAAGTGCGAGCAGTGATTGGGAAGGGTGGTATGGGTGAAAAGACCCTTAATGGCCTGGCTAAATCCGGTGGTGTGTATCTCCATGCAATTGGAGGATTGGCCGCTTCCCTGGCAAAATCAGTTGTGAAAGTTCATGATGTATATATGCTGGATGAACTCGGTGTACCAGAAGCCTTCTGGCATATTGAGGTCAAGGATTTTCCTGCAGTGGTCACCATGGATAGTCATGGCGGTTCACTGCATAAAGCCATCAAAGCAAAATCAGATGAGGTTGCAAAAAAACTCATCTTTGGTTGA